One genomic region from Lycorma delicatula isolate Av1 chromosome 9, ASM4794821v1, whole genome shotgun sequence encodes:
- the Sirt7 gene encoding sirtuin 7: MDDSSRIGKPSGLRRKASLNVTFCVKKEKSINYKKVYAILQKSESDRTEEENETLENSATIVKEVNTRLEKRRRLKSRSEEIEDQPSILAEKCRLLAGALLNAQHLVVYSGAGVSTAARIPDYRGTNGIWTRLQQGKDIGCHDLTQAEPTITHMALFALYRCGKLKHIVSQNCDGLHLRSGVPRSALSEVHGNMYLEVCTPCKLEYWRLFDVTEHTGRYSHETARLCFCCRKPLRDTIVHFGERGALRWPLNWKGACDNADKADIILCIGSSLKVLKRYPWLWCMDKPVKKRPLLFIVNLQWTPKDDQATLKINGKCDEVMSLVMSHLGMNIPKYIRHLDPIFAHATVLHEVELHTTSQPILKLDVKQKENEKRQEELSCGIKCENVSIDDDFSGNIIISDIGGIEEVKFDLVQEEVVITTSEEDVIIESNIVKMETDEFIDDNESFLIRDCDQNNTLNCNKHEFHSNNTDNIDSSDDKLCKNDNDNPNIKLKNDLWRPFNDVSSGNGGCSSGDNKNIQNDIDDKKDTNSITGTNNSIKSTSDFLIDNVETTGFTVPLDEFDKLYCKIGKELAKKNSGEFFQEFCFNNDDKKSNICKSVDPVIKTEFYTDDNGVKGEFSSDVDLLTQSTKISQGDLINSNSSNDYIKNNKLSNNFGIKNNINCDNKFDLIQTVPLDLSLVKSSKTTVIIGNKNEDGGDKNCIDDTLSCRFCSENYANVTCQFYKRLIPVIPENGPFCYCCDDEDDNSDNDNPMDGNINQSDNKSTATTSNNSNATNNKVPIVNPGWFGKGYRKRAKKKR; encoded by the exons gtGTACGCAATTTTACAGAAATCTGAATCAGATCGCacagaagaagaaaatgaaacaCTAGAAAACAGTGCTACTATTGTTAAAGAAGTAAACACAag GTTAGAGAAACGTCGTCGTTTAAAGTCAAGATCAGAAGAAATAGAAGACCAGCCTAGCATATTGGCAGAGAAATGCCGCTTGTTGGCCGGTGCGTTATTGAATGCGCAACATCTTGTTGTATACTCAGGTGCCGGTGTCAGTACAGCAGCCAGAATACCTGACTATAGAGGCACGAATGGCATATGGACAAGATTACAGCAAGGGAAAGATATTGG TTGTCATGATCTCACTCAAGCAGAGCCTACAATAACTCATATGGCTTTATTTGCTTTATACCGTTGTGGTAAACTGAAACATATTGTTTCTCAAAACTGTGATGGATTACATTTAAGGAGTGGTGTGCCACGTTCAGCATTATCAGAAGTTCATGGAAATATGTACCTTGAG gtTTGTACACCATGTAAGCTAGAATATTGGCGATTATTTGATGTTACTGAACACACTGGCAGATACAGTCATGAAACTGCACGTCTTTGTTTTTG TTGCAGAAAACCTTTGCGTGACACTATTGTTCACTTTGGTGAACGTGGTGCATTAAGGTGGCCATTGAATTGGAAAGGTGCTTGTGATAATGCTGATAAAGCTGATATTATTCTCTGCATTGGCTCAAGTCTTAAg GTATTAAAGAGATATCCTTGGTTGTGGTGTATGGATAAGCCAGTTAAGAAGAGGCCattgttgtttattgttaatttacaatgGACACCTAAAGATGATCAagcaacattaaaaattaacg GAAAATGTGATGAAGTTATGAGTTTGGTAATGTCACACCTTGGTATGAACATCCCTAAGTATATCAGACACCTTGATCCAATATTTGCACACGCAACAGTGCTGCATGAAGTCGAATTACATACTACTTCGCAACCGATATTAAAGCTAGATgtgaaacagaaagaaaatgaaaaacgaCAGGAAGAGTTATCGTGTGGTATCAAATGTGAAAATGTATCTATCGATGATGATTTTAGTGGCAACATCATAATCAGTGATATCGGCGGCATAGAagaagtaaaatttgatttagtaCAGGAAGAAGTTGTTATTACGACTTCTGAAGAAGATGTTAttattgaaagtaatattgttaaaatggAAACCGATGAATTTATTGATGATAATGAATCATTTTTGATTCGCGATTGCgatcaaaataatacattaaattgtaataaacatgAATTTCACAgcaataatactgataatattgACAGTAGTGatgataaattatgtaaaaatgataatgacaatcctaacattaaattaaaaaatgatctttGGAGGCCTTTTAATGATGTTTCCAGCGGTAACGGTGGCTGTAGTAGCGGTGATAACAAAAACATCCAAAATGATATCGatgataaaaaagatacaaacagTATTACTGGTACTAATAACAGTATTAAGTCAACAAGTGATTTCTTAATCGATAATGTAGAAACAACTGGTTTTACTGTACCTCTTGATGAATTCGATAAACTGTATTGTAAAATAGGTAAAGAACTAGCAAAAAAGAATTCCGGTGAATTTTTTCAAGAGTTTTGTTTTAACAATGACGATAAAAAGAGTAACATTTGTAAATCAGTAGATCCagttataaaaacagaattttatacgGATGATAACGGTGTAAAGGGTGAATTTAGTAGCGATGTCGATTTATTAACGCAAAGTACAAAAATTTCTCAGGGAGATTTGataaatagtaatagtagtaacgattatattaaaaataataaattaagtaataattttggtattaaaaataatataaactgtgATAATAAGTTCGATTTGATTCAGACTGTACCACTTGATCTCTCTTTAGTAAAGTCTTCAAAAACTACTGTCATCATTGGTAATAAAAATGAGGACGGTGGTGACAAAAACTGTATCGATGATACTTTATCTTGTCGGTTTTGTAGTGAAAACTATGCTAATGTTACGTGCCAATTTTATAAGAGATTAATACCTGTGATACCTGAAAACGGACCGTTTTGTTATTGTTGCGATGATGAAGATGACAATAGTGATAACGATAATCCAATGGACGGTAATATAAATCAATCCGATAACAAAAGTACAGCGACGACCAGTAATAATTCAAATGCAACTAATAATAAAGTTCCTATCGTTAACCCCGGTTGGTTCGGTAAAGGTTATCGTAAACgtgcaaaaaagaaaagatga